A genomic stretch from Erigeron canadensis isolate Cc75 chromosome 9, C_canadensis_v1, whole genome shotgun sequence includes:
- the LOC122583104 gene encoding probable leucine-rich repeat receptor-like protein kinase At1g35710 yields MALYSILNLFLCTAAFLSLLPLTATSTSITQAEALVRWKTTLSSSSSSMNSWSSSNIQNLCNWTSIVCNEEGTVSEINLHDSSLTGTLAEFNFSSFPNLTRFDLRKNNLSGSIPSTIGNVSSMPTLTFLDLSVNQLNGSLHESFFTNFRNLEYLNLTNNSFQGQLSTSFYKLSNLKNLSLGYNQFSGVLLQDLDLMPNLEVIELNNNFFEGEIPSSIGYLQNLWYLDLTSNRLNSSIPSELGLCSNISFLALAENSFSGVLPLSLTNLTKLSNLNISVNNLSGEISSDLITNWTNLVILSLFENKFRGPIPPEIGNLKNLQKLILAINPLSGSIPSTLGNLANLRTLQLFRNNLTGTIPPELGNLTSLVKLELNSNQLTGEFPRSFLKLSNLTDLSVFGNNLSGSIPAELGKNHPFLINVRLGSNRFSGELPSDLCSGFKFERFTVNNNNFTGSLPDCIKNCTSLVRIRLDGNQFSGDISQVFGFHPNLEYINLSDNNFTGEIPPQFGNLKSLTNLEMQRNRISGKIPSEIGDLQQLRVLRLQQNQLSSDIPNDLGKLKNLLDLNLSSNQLSGQIPLRVGDLTSLASLDLSQNELNGSIPTTLGDCTRLLGLNLSNNRLSGIVPLELRNLAQLQIMLDLSSNSFSGSIPQDLANTLQYLNLSHNNFSGQIPQSLSTFMISLETIDLSYNNLSGPVPNEGVFEQAPATSFRGNPGLCGSEKELVPCKGDTATDKPRNYKLLIAVLVMVAVLGLIASSIALYCMFIQKRSNPNHKEVTA; encoded by the coding sequence ATGGCATTATATAGCATCTTGAATTTGTTCTTATGTACTGCTGCATTTCTTTCATTGCTTCCGTTAACGGCCACATCAACATCCATAACACAAGCAGAAGCTCTTGTTAGGTGGAAGACTACCTTATCatcgtcttcttcttcaatgAATTCGTGGTCGTCAAGTAACATTCAGAATCTTTGCAACTGGACTAGTATTGTCTGCAATGAAGAAGGTACGGTTTCTGAGATAAACCTTCACGATTCATCTCTCACTGGAACACTAGCTGAATTCAACTTTTCTTCGTTCCCAAATCTAACCCGTTttgatttaagaaaaaataatctCAGTGGTTCTATTCCATCCACCATTGGCAATGTTTCAAGTATGCCAACATTAACTTTCCTTGATTTGTCAGTAAACCAACTGAATGGCTCCTTACATGAATCATTTTTCACCAACTTTCGCAATCTTGAATACCTTAATCTCACAAATAACTCGTTTCAAGGTCAATTATCAACGAGCTTTTACAAACTTTCAAACTTGAAAAATCTTAGTCTAGGATACAACCAATTTTCAGGGGTACTTTTGCAGGATTTAGATTTGATGCCAAATCTTGAAGTTATTGAGTTGAATAACAATTTCTTTGAAGGAGAGATACCTTCTTCTATTGGTTATCTCCAAAATCTTTGGTACCTAGATCTCACTTCCAATCGACTCAATTCTTCGATTCCTTCTGAGCTTGGATTGTGTTCCAATATCTCCTTCTTAGCACTAGCCGAAAACTCATTCTCAGGGGTGTTGCCTTTGTCTTTGACCAATCTGACAAAGCTTTCTAACTTAAACATATCTGTAAACAATCTTTCTGGTGAAATTTCTTCTGATCTTATCACAAACTGGACAAATCTCGTCATTCTCAGtctctttgaaaacaaattcaGAGGGCCCATTCCGCCAGAGATAGGAAACTTGAAAAATCTTCAAAAGTTGATTCTTGCAATCAATCCTCTTTCAGGTTCAATACCTTCAACACTTGGAAACTTGGCTAATCTTCGAACTCTGCAGCTATTCAGAAACAATCTTACTGGAACAATACCACCCGAGCTCGGAAACTTGACGTCACTTGTTAAACTTGAACTAAACTCAAACCAGTTGACCGGAGAGTTTCCTCGTAGTTTCCTAAAACTATCTAACCTGACTGATCTTTCGGTGTTTGGCAACAACCTCTCGGGTAGTATCCCTGCAGAATTAGGCAAGAACCATCCATTTTTGATAAATGTCAGATTAGGGAGCAACAGGTTCTCAGGAGAACTACCTTCAGATTTGTGCAGTGGTTTCAAGTTCGAGAGGTTCACCGTGAATAACAACAACTTCACCGGGTCATTGCCAGATTGCATAAAAAACTGCACCAGTTTAGTTCGGATTAGACTGGATGGAAACCAGTTCTCCGGGGATATTTCACAAGTATTTGGCTTTCACCCAAATCTCGAATACATCAATCTTAGTGACAATAATTTTACAGGTGAAATTCCTCCTCAGTTTGGAAACTTAAAAAGCTTAACCAATCTGGAAATGCAAAGGAACAGAATTTCCGGGAAAATTCCATCTGAAATAGGAGATTTGCAACAATTACGTGTTCTAAGACTACAACAGAACCAACTTAGCAGTGACATTCCAAATGACTTGGGTAAACTCAAAAATCTACTCGATCTCAATCTTAGTAGCAATCAGTTAAGCGGACAAATCCCTCTAAGGGTAGGCGACTTAACCAGTCTCGCTTCACTTGATCTCTCACAAAACGAGCTGAATGGAAGCATACCAACAACACTAGGCGATTGCACTAGACTATTAGGCTTAAACTTAAGCAACAATCGTTTATCAGGAATAGTACCACTTGAGCTACGAAACTTAGCCCAATTACAAATTATGTTAGATCTGAGCAGCAACTCGTTCTCCGGTAGTATCCCTCAAGATCTAGCTAACACGCTCCAATATCTTAACCTctcacacaataacttttcaggCCAAATTCCCCAAAGCTTATCTACTTTCATGATCAGCTTAGAAACTATCGATCTTTCATACAATAACTTGTCAGGACCAGTGCCAAATGAAGGTGTTTTCGAGCAAGCACCGGCAACATCCTTCAGAGGAAACCCGGGTCTATGTGGATCAGAAAAGGAATTAGTCCCTTGTAAAGGTGATACTGCAACAGACAAGCCCAGAAATTATAAGCTTCTTATTGCGGTTCTTGTAATGGTCGCCGTTCTTGGTTTGATAGCATCCAGCATTGCCTTATATTGTATGTTCATACAAAAAAGATCAAACCCAAACCACAAAGAAGTTACAGCCTAa
- the LOC122583105 gene encoding MDIS1-interacting receptor like kinase 2-like, with the protein MASYGILNMLLCTAAFLSLLPLKTTSTSITQAEALVRWKTTLSSTSSSMNSWSSNNIQSLCNWTRIVCNEEGTVSEINLHNSSLTGTLAEFNFSSFPNLTRFDLSKNNLSGSIPSAIGNLQKVWHLNLGGNFFTSPNWSDFSSMPTLTFFDLSVNQLNGSLHESFFTNFRNLEYLNLTNNLFQGQLSTSFYKLSNLKNLSLGHNQFSGVLLQDLNLMPNLEVIEFNNNFFEGEIPSSIGYLQNLWYLDLTSNRLNSSIPSELGLCSNISFLALAENSFSGVLPLSLTNLTKLSNLNISVNNLSGEISSDLITNWTNLVILSLFQNKFRGPIPPEIGNLKNLQKLILAINPLSGSIPSTLGNLANLRTLQLFRNNLTGTIPPELGNLTSLVKLELNSNQLTGEFPRSFLKLYNLTDLSVFGNKLSGGIPAEFGKNNPFLINVQFGNNNFSGELPSDLCSGFKFQKFTVTNSNFIGSLPDCIKNCTKLFRIRLDGNQFSGDISQVFGIHPNLEYINLSDNNFTGEIPPQFGNLKSLTNLEMQRNRISGKIPSEIGDLQQLRVLRLQQNQLSSDIPNDLGKLKNLLDLNLSSNQLSGQIPLRVGDLTSLTSLDLSQNELNGSIPTTLGNCTRLSSLSLSNNRLSGVVPPELRYLAQLQVMLDLSNNSFSGSIPQDLANTLQYLNLSHNNFSGQIPQSLSTFMISLVTIDLSYNNLSGPVPNEGVFNKAPATSFRGNPNLCGSEKELVPCKGDTATNKPRNHKLLITVLAMIIILGLIASSIAIFCIFKQKRSNPNHKEITTIDSPRSSESVVWKRECKFTFGDIVKATENFNDAYCIGKGGSGCVYKAKLPTGDIVAVKRMNEVNYGSDVSATNDQSFENEIRALTEIRHRNIIKLYGYCRTIGNKYLVYEYIEKGSLGKMLYNAEAKSVLDWISRVSIVQGIAHALAYLHHDCHPPVVHRDVSLSNILLESDTIPKLSDFGTSKFLNMDSSNWTEVVGSYGYMAPELALTMRVTKKSDVYSFGVITFEIMMGRHPGELLLSLQSQSMTSASSDDLALWSNNILDQRLSPPSDLVIEQVVRVLNIALACTQVAPETRPSMRTVAQELSTSSRRNIPEALDQAKLSSPTK; encoded by the exons ATGGCATCATATGGCATCTTGAATATGCTCTTATGTACCGCTGCATTTCTTTCCTTACTTCCATTAAAGACCACATCAACATCCATAACACAAGCAGAAGCTCTTGTTAGATGGAAGACTACCTTatcttcaacttcttcttcaatgAACTCGTGGTCGTCAAACAACATTCAGAGTCTTTGCAACTGGACTCGTATCGTCTGCAATGAAGAAGGTACGGTTTCTGAGATTAACCTACACAATTCATCTCTCACCGGAACACTAGCTGAATTCAACTTTTCTTCATTCCCAAATCTAACCCGTTTTGATTTAAGCAAAAATAATCTTAGTGGTTCGATTCCATCCGCCATTGGCAACCTTCAAAAGGTATGGCACTTGAATCTTGGAGGGAATTTCTTTACTAGTCCAAACTGGTCTGATTTTTCAAGTATGCCAACTTTAACTTTCTTTGATTTGTCAGTAAACCAACTGAATGGCTCTCTACATGAATCTTTTTTCACCAACTTTCGCAATCTTGAATACCTTAATCTCACAAATAACTTGTTTCAAGGTCAGTTATCAACGAGCTTTTACAAACTTTCAAACTTGAAAAATCTTAGTCTAGGACACAACCAATTTTCCGGGGTACTTTTGCAGGATTTAAATTTGATGCCAAATCTTGAAGTAATTGAGTTCAATAACAATTTCTTTGAAGGAGAGATACCTTCCTCTATTGGTTATCTCCAAAATCTTTGGTACCTAGATCTCACTTCCAATCGACTCAATTCTTCGATTCCTTCTGAGCTTGGATTGTGTTCCAATATCTCCTTCTTAGCACTAGCCGAAAACTCATTCTCAGGGGTGTTGCCTTTGTCTTTGACCAATCTGACAAAGCTTTCTAACTTAAACATATCTGTAAACAATCTTTCTGGTGAAATTTCTTCTGATCTTATCACAAACTGGACAAATCTCGTCATTCTTAGTCTCTTTCAAAACAAATTTAGAGGGCCCATTCCGCCAGAGATAGGAAACTTGAAAAATCTTCAGAAGTTGATTCTTGCAATCAATCCTCTTTCTGGTTCAATACCTTCAACACTTGGAAACTTGGCTAATCTTCGAACTCTGCAGCTATTCAGAAACAATCTTACTGGAACAATACCACCCGAGCTCGGAAACTTGACGTCACTTGTTAAACTTGAACTAAACTCAAACCAGTTGACTGGAGAGTTTCCTCGTAGTTTCCTAAAACTATATAACCTGACTGATCTTTCGGTGTTTGGCAACAAACTATCGGGTGGTATTCCTGCAGAATTTGGCAAGAACAACCCTTTTTTGATAAATGTCCAGTTTGGGAACAACAACTTCTCTGGAGAACTACCTTCAGATTTGTGCAGTGGTTTTAAGTTCCAGAAGTTTACCGTGACCAACAGCAACTTCATTGGGTCATTGCCAGATTGCATTAAGAACTGCACCAAGTTATTTCGAATTAGATTGGATGGAAACCAATTCTCTGGGGATATTTCACAAGTATTTGGCATTCACCCAAATCTCGAATACATCAATCTTAGTGACAATAATTTTACAGGTGAAATTCCTCCTCAGTTTGGAAACTTAAAAAGCTTAACCAATCTGGAAATGCAAAGGAACAGAATTTCCGGGAAAATTCCATCTGAAATAGGAGATTTGCAACAATTACGTGTTCTAAGACTACAACAGAACCAACTTAGCAGTGACATTCCAAATGACTTGGGTAAACTCAAAAATTTACTCGATCTCAATCTTAGCAGCAATCAGTTAAGCGGACAAATCCCTCTAAGGGTAGGTGACCTAACCAGTCTTACTTCACTTGATCTCTCACAAAACGAGCTGAACGGAAGCATACCAACAACACTAGGCAATTGTACTAGACTATCAAGCTTAAGCTTAAGCAACAATCGTTTATCAGGAGTAGTACCACCTGAGCTCCGATACTTAGCCCAATTACAGGTTATGTTAGATCTAAGCAACAACTCGTTCTCCGGTAGTATCCCTCAAGATCTAGCTAACACACTCCAATATCTTAACCTctcacacaataacttttcgggCCAAATTCCTCAAAGCTTATCTACTTTCATGATCAGCTTAGTAACTATCGATCTTTCGTACAATAACTTGTCAGGACCAGTGCCAAATGAAGGTGTTTTCAACAAAGCACCAGCAACATCCTTCAGAGGAAACCCAAATCTATGTGGATCAGAAAAGGAATTAGTCCCTTGTAAAGGTGATACTGCAACGAACAAGCCCAGGAACCATAAACTGCTTATTACTGTTCTTGCTATGATCATCATTCTTGGTTTGATAGCATCCAGCATTGCCATATTCTGTATATTCAAACAAAAAAGATCAAACCCAAACCACAAAGAGATTACAACTATAGACTCGCCCAGAAGCTCAGAATCAGTTGTATGGAAACGAGAATGTAAGTTTACTTTTGGGGACATTGTGAAAGCCACCGAAAACTTCAATGATGCCTACTGCATTGGAAAAGGAGGTTCTGGATGTGTATACAAAGCCAAGTTACCCACTGGAGATATCGTGGCTGTGAAACGGATGAATGAAGTAAATTATGGTAGTGATGTTTCGGCAACAAACGATCAAAGCTTTGAGAACGAGATCCGTGCGCTAACTGAAATCCGGCACCGGAATATAATCAAACTCTATGGTTACTGTAGAACTATTGGCAATAAGTActtggtttatgaatatatagAAAAGGGTAGTTTGGGAAAAATGCTGTATAATGCAGAGGCAAAATCAGTATTAGATTGGATTTCCCGGGTTAGTATCGTCCAAGGGATTGCTCATGCCTTGGCTTACTTGCATCATGATTGCCATCCCCCGGTTGTGCATCGAGACGTCTCGTTAAGTAATATTTTACTTGAGTCAGATACGATTCCCAAGTTGTCGGATTTTGGGACCTCCAAATTTTTGAACATGGACTCGAGTAACTGGACTGAAGTTGTGGGGTCCTATGGTTATATGGCACCAG AACTTGCACTGACAATGAGGGTAACCAAGAAAAGTGATGTTTATAGCTTTGGGGTCATAACATTTGAGATTATGATGGGGAGACATCCAGGAGAGCTATTACTTTCTCTACAATCACAAAGCATGACCTCTGCCTCTTCGGATGATCTAGCTCTATGGTCGAACAATATCCTTGACCAGAGACTTTCACCCCCATCTGACTTAGTCATCGAACAAGTGGTTCGCGTGCTTAATATTGCTCTAGCTTGCACCCAAGTAGCACCAGAGACAAGACCTTCGATGCGCACGGTTGCTCAAGAACTATCGACTAGTAGTCGGCGCAATATACCCGAGGCTTTGGACCAGGCCAAATTATCAAGTCCCACGAAGTGA
- the LOC122581092 gene encoding protein PHOSPHATE STARVATION RESPONSE 1, whose amino-acid sequence MDAHSALSFQRPAARQLSNHGATSIRSSPLEDNYRKFPEHQTSFTSGAVGHIFSSSSGLSSDLHYSSVTSHEKHSERLSFIPQCAGVLQSTASSQYIKENNNNSWSTDSLTDFLDYPQSVPIQSSNLEQNIMPSDDLSKQNDWQDWADNLITVDDAMTSDWNDILIDTNIIDPEPKMAFHAGGSSTTSIQVQTSIPQSSGEVCIPVVPSPSASGSQSKARMRWTPELHEAFVEAVNKLGGSERATPKGVLKQMKVEGLTIYHVKSHLQKYRTARYRPEPSVEGPAENLTKAEDFSSLELKTGLEITEALRLQMEVQKRLHEQLEIQRNLQLRIEEQGRYLQMMFEKQCKSGMDKFKASSSTLDLINENPISPAKTELTSLQANPDDLGLDPVIGQSEEGPSMSGPSDSQPTKRAKLNE is encoded by the exons ATGGATGCACATTCTGCATTGTCCTTTCAAAGACCGGCTGCCAGACAACTTAGTAACCATGGAGCCACCAGCATTCGGTCTTCTCCTTTGGAAGATAATTATCGCAAGTTTCCCGAACATCAAACGAGTTTCACTAGCGGGGCTGTTGGACACATTTTCTCCTCATCTTCAGGGCTGTCTTCAGATCTTCACTATTCTTCTGTTACTTCTCATGAAAAGCATTCAGAAAGGCTATCTTTCATACCTCAGTGCGCAGGAGTTCTCCAGTCTACGGCATCAAGCCAGTATATTAAAGAAAACAACAATAATTCATGGAGTACTGATTCACTCACTGATTTTCTTGACTATCCACAAAGTGTACCCATTCAGTCTAGTAATTTAGAACAGAATATAATGCCATCTGACGATCTCAGTAAACAAAATGATTGGCAAGATTGGGCTGATAACCTCATTACTGTAGATGATGCTATGACCTCTGATTGGAATGATATTCTAATTGATACCAACATTATTGATCCAGAACCAAAG atgGCATTTCATGCTGGGGGGTCATCTACAACCTCGATACAAGTACAAACGTCGATTCCTCAATCATCTGGTGAAGTTTGCATTCCAGTGGTTCCATCACCTTCTGCTAGTGGTTCTCAATCCAAAGCACGGATGCGTTGGACTCCAGAACTTCATGAAGCCTTTGTCGAGGCAGTCAACAAACTGGGTGGCAGTGAAA GGGCTACTCCAAAGGGAGTACTGAAGCAAATGAAAGTTGAAGGCTTAACTATCTATCATGTAAAGAGTCACTTACAG AAATATCGAACAGCTAGATATAGACCTGAGCCTTCAGTAGAAG GACCTGCAGAGAATTTAACTAAAGCTGAAGATTTCTCATCTCTAGAGTTGAAAAC GGGTTTGGAGATTACTGAGGCGTTACGATTACAAATGGAAGTTCAGAAGAGGCTACATGAACAACTTGAG ATCCAAAGAAACTTACAACTGAGAATAGAAGAACAAGGTAGATACCTTCAGATGATGTTTGAGAAGCAATGCAAGTCAGGAATGGACAAGTTCAAGGCTTCATCGTCTACCCTGGATCTAATCAATGAGAATCCAATTTCACCTGCAAAAACAGAACTAACATCCTTGCAGGCTAACCCCGATGACCTAGGACTTGACCCAGTGATTGGACAATCTGAAGAAGGCCCGAGCATGTCAGGACCCTCTGACTCTCAACCTACTAAGCGTGCAAAGTTGAATGAGTAA